A region from the Hylaeus volcanicus isolate JK05 unplaced genomic scaffold, UHH_iyHylVolc1.0_haploid 12118, whole genome shotgun sequence genome encodes:
- the LOC128882591 gene encoding uncharacterized protein LOC128882591, whose product MGGKWEAVVKSLKFHLKRTVGDAPLTYEESITLLVQIEAILNSRTLEALSDDPDDVSALSPGHFIIGSQINAVPEPLLLVVAANRLSRWQFLQQRLQQFWKLWSTQYLQRLQAISKWHHPSNEIKVGSLVLITDERLPPGKWPMARVLKLIPGKDGLTRVIELKTAITTLIRPIAKLAVLHQLFQDSSATQIQPASQDHPDAQNSSTTSR is encoded by the coding sequence ATGGGTGGGAAATGGGAAGCTGTGGTCAAATCCCTTAAATTCCATCTGAAGAGGACAGTTGGGGATGCTCCTTTGACGTACGAGGAATCAATAACATTGCTCGTACAGATAGAAGCCATCCTCAACTCGAGAACACTGGAAGCACTCAGCGATGACCCAGATGACGTCTCAGCCCTCTCACCAGGACATTTCATCATCGGCTCTCAGATCAACGCAGTTCCAGAACCTTTGCTTCTCGTTGTCGCAGCCAACCGACTATCGAGATGGCAGTTTCTGCAGCAACGACTCCAACAATTTTGGAAACTCTGGTCCACGCAGTATCTTCAGCGACTTCAGGCAATCTCAAAGTGGCATCACCCTTCCAACGAGATCAAGGTAGGCTCACTCGTTCTCATTACTGATGAACGCTTGCCTCCAGGTAAATGGCCCATGGCTCGGGTCTTGAAACTCATACCAGGCAAGGACGGATTGACCAGGGTTATCGAACTGAAGACAGCCATAACCACCCTCATTCGACCAATCGCCAAGTTGGCTGTACTTCATCAGCTTTTTCAAGATAGCTCAGCCACGCAGATTCAGCCAGCATCTCAAGACCACCCAGATGCGCAGAATTCATCAACGACCAGTCGCTGA